A genomic region of Venturia canescens isolate UGA chromosome 7, ASM1945775v1, whole genome shotgun sequence contains the following coding sequences:
- the Ptp99A gene encoding tyrosine-protein phosphatase 99A isoform X9, whose protein sequence is MSFPRMFSGAQHADNIEKILLLALTISTILETSIVRSESLDSDGSSATTLGYPALNNDTDSNIVPSKPLNLTAHGVNSTSIELSWSEPDNANGAIEGYRVYFMHSNFTDVRTQKKNEPNHPVIEFVLNKLNPFTEYKIWVKAYTWKNEGEPSEHIIQKTDISGPSAPVILNLTCQAHDAIYLYWARPEKFWNSIDYYYIMYRSDNNKDYEEMKIPADTEHLNSGITIPNLTMNTVYEVMVAGATRSHIKRNLIIRGNYSMPGTQLVAPNCDKTPPLMRRSNDELSAGVIAGMICACFAVMLAVTALVLWRPPLRRVFRKCFQTTYCFLDYPPRNVPTLQEWENSKQDGERTAVAVQRFVQHVAALHADGDIGFSKEFELFPKETELYLADNSKHAENQSKNRYGNIIAYDHSRVRLLSCVGGSPNKGQDYINANYIDGWQRSRAYIGTQGPLPSTIDSFWQMVWEQRVSIIVMITNLVERGRPKCDMYWPKEGTESYGHIQVSLLREDVMATYTIRTLHIRHLKQIKKKKNGVNVGERTVYQYHYTGWPDHGVPDHPLPVLSFIRKSSNANPPAAGPIIVHCSAGVGRTGAYIVIDAMLKQAKSKNEINVFGFLKHIRTQRYSLVQTEEQYIFIHDALQEAIESGETNIPVENLLHHVQEMLVSSNTKTDPWNSLEAQYKLVTAWKPKDFNLVSATKACNVNKNRNPEIVPIETARVHLTPKAGIDGSDYINATWFPGFQRNREFIVTQHPLKNTIKEFWQMMWDHNSKTVVMLTQCDEEYPEFWPSEGEELNTDNFRVHLCGVKKTVSGVVLREIVVRSLQDDYELSARIVQGPVTQSGLWPHNNNPKAFVDIIQDFHRDYQNGPIVVMDRYGGIEAGLFILMTTLMKQLEFEKSADIYMFAKLLYMKRPGIIRSKEDYVLIYQCLEAVLSSKSRVEPDLYIMANGHVNCSINDTNEAVQRGGMDYSTKIGTIRDYASLTAGSDQEYVHPDYAMSNRMNNINAERGCTTIDGCADYDDDIMNDGATIPLRNPNYSNHTGEQITIDANGYITNGSMRIPPEGMEATCGMVPQ, encoded by the exons TACCCAGCAAACCTCTCAATCTCACTGCCCATGGCGTTAACTCAACGTCTATCGAACTGTCATGGTCGGAACCGGACAATGCAAACGGTGCCATAGAAGGATACAGAGTCTACTTCATGCATTCCAATTTCACGGATGTCCGGAcccaaaagaaaaatgagccTAATCATCCCGTCATCGAATTCGTGCTCAATAAACTCA ATCCGTTTACCGAGTATAAAATATGGGTCAAAGCATacacgtggaaaaacgaggggGAGCCATCCGAGCACATTATACAAAAGACTGACATATCGGGACCGAGCGCTCCTGTTATTCTGAACCTGACGTGCCAGGCTCACGATGCGATATACCTCTATTGGGCGAGgcctgaaaaattttggaattcCATCGATTATTATTACATTATGTATCGCAGCGATAATAACAAGGATTAcgaggaaatgaaaattccagCTGACACGGAACATCTCAACAGTGGA ATAACGATCCCGAATTTGACGATGAACACTGTTTACGAGGTTATGGTAGCCGGCGCAACGAGAAGTCACATAAAGCGTAACCTTATAATACGAGGAAATTACAGTATGCCGGGAACCCAATTAGTGGCACCTAATTGCGACAAAACTCCACCACTGATGCGTCGAAGCAACGACGAATTGAGCGCCGGTGTCATAGCCGGAATGATATGCGCTTGTTTCGCCGTTATGCTCGCTGTCACTGCCCTTGTTTTGTGGAG GCCGCCTCTCAGGCGTGTTTTCAGAAAATGCTTTCAGACGACGTACTGCTTCCTCGATTATCCACCGAGAAACGTGCCCACTCTTCAAGAATGGGAAAACAGCAAACAAGACGGAGAGAGAACTGCGGTTGCAGTTCAAAGATTCGTGCAGCACGTCGCTGCCCTGCACGCCGACGGGGATATTGGTTTCAGCAAGGAATTCGAACTCTTTCCGAAAGAAACGGAATTATATCTCGCTGACAATTCAAAACACGCTGAAAATCAGTCGAAGAATCGTTACGGCAATATTATAGCGT ACGATCATTCTCGCGTAAGATTGCTGTCGTGCGTTGGTGGCTCACCGAACAAAGGCCAGGATTACATAAACGCGAACTACATCGATGGTTGGCAAAGGTCACGCGCCTACATCGGTACCCAAGGGCCTCTGCCTTCGACAATCGATAGCTTTTGGCAAATGGTTTGGGAACAACGCGTTTCCATCATCGTGATGATAACCAATCTCGTGGAACGCGGAAGA CCAAAATGTGACATGTATTGGCCTAAAGAAGGTACCGAGAGCTACGGTCACATTCAAGTGAGCCTTCTGCGAGAAGACGTGATGGCAACGTACACCATTCGCACTTTACATATTCGGCATCTAAag CagataaagaagaagaaaaacggtGTGAATGTGGGCGAGAGAACGGTTTATCAATATCATTACACCGGATGGCCAGATCACGGTGTACCCGATCACCCACTTCCGGTTCTAAGCTTTATTCGCAAATCATCGAATGCCAATCCACCGGCAGCTGGACCAATCATTGTTCATTGCAG TGCCGGAGTTGGTCGTACCGGAGCGTACATCGTGATTGACGCGATGCTGAAGCAAGCGAAAAGCAAAAACGAGATAAACGTATTTGGTTTCCTCAAACACATACGTACGCAACGTTACTCCTTAGTTCAAACCGAGGAACAGTACATTTTCATCCACGACGCGTTGCAAGAAGCAATTGAGAGCGGAGAGACGAACATCCCGGTCGAAAACTTGCTGCACCACGTGCAGGAGATGTTGGTCTCGTCGAACACGAAAACTGATCCATGGAACAGTCTCGAGGCTCAATACaag CTCGTCACAGCGTGGAAGCCAAAAGATTTCAATTTGGTGTCAGCTACGAAAGCTTGCAAcgtaaataaaaatcgaaatcccGAAATCGTCCCGATCGAGACCGCGAGGGTTCATCTTACACCAAAAGCCGGAATTGATGGCAGCGATTACATAAACGCCACATGGTTTCcag GTTTTCAGAGAAATCGAGAATTTATCGTGACGCAGCATCCGCTGAAAAACACGATCAAGGAATTTTGGCAAATGATGTGGGACCACAATTCTAAAACTGTTGTAATGTTGACGCAATGTGACGAG GAATATCCGGAATTTTGGCCGAGCGAGGGAGAAGAACTCAACACTGACAATTTCCGGGTCCATCTCTGCGGGGTTAAGAAAACCGTGAGCGGTGTCGTACTCCGGGAAATAGTCGTGAGATCGTTGCAGGACGATTACGAGCTCAGTGCGAGAATCGTACAAGGCCCGGTCACCCAATCCGGCCTGTGGCCTCACAACAACAATCCCAAAGCTTTCGTCGATATCATTCAAGATTTTCACAGAGATTATCAAAATGGACCCATCGTCGTCATGGACAG ATACGGTGGAATTGAAGCTGGTTTATTTATTCTCATGACGACTCTGATGAAGCAATTGGAGTTCGAAAAGTCGGCGGACATTTACATGTTTGCTAAATTGTTGTACATGAAGAGACCCGGAATCATAAGGTCGAAG GAGGATTACGTGCTGATATATCAGTGTCTGGAGGCAGTGCTGTCGTCGAAATCTCGAGTAGAGCCGGATCTCTACATAATGGCGAACGGCCACGTGAATTGTTCGATAAACGATACGAACGAGGCAGTGCAACGGGGGGGAATGGATTATTCAACGAAAATCGGGACGATAAGAGACTACGCGAGTCTGACTGCGGGTAGTGATCAGGAATACGTGCACCCGGATTACGCGATGTCGAATCGCATGAACAATATAAACGCCGAGCGAGGGTGTACGACGATCGACGGCTGTGCCGATTACGACGACGACATTATGAACGACGGTGCAACGATACCGTTGAGAAATccaaattattcgaatcacaCGGGGGAACAAATAACGATCGACGCGAATGGCTACATCACCAACGGAAGTATGAGAATACCACCCGAGGGAATGGAAGCGACATGCGGAATGGTCCCACAATGA